tactaaaaaaataaaaatcttaaatttgcAGGAAGCAACTGGGAGAGAGAGATACTTTGTTTTACGGGCCGAGACTCCTTTAAAGTCCCCTCTAAGGCgtgttaaaagaaatatatatgtatatatatattcctaatAGTTTTCAAGCTGCAGAAAAGCATGCCAAAACTTCAATGGCTGCAACCACCTTCATCCTTCTCATTGTCTCTGCGATATGGAACGTAGAAGCGGCTCAAACAGGAGGGGGAGGAGGAGCTCGCAATATAACCAGAGGCTATGCAGTCGGAATCTTTCTGGCCGGAATTCCTCCTGGCTCTCCCCCTCCGGTCTCTATGCCTTCGGATTCTACCCCCAAGGCAAAGGAGGCTATGCAGTCGGAATCTTTCTGGCCGGAATTCCTGACAAGACGGTGGTGTGGACTGCAAAGAGGGATGATCCGCCACCGGCTACCACCAATCTCACCCTTCAGCTCACTGCTGATGGCAGGTTCATGCTGCAGTCCCCGCAAGGGCAGAGCATCCCCATTGTCGAAACTTCGAACATTTCTTCGGCTTCCATGCTCGACACCGGCAATTTCGTGCTCTATAACTTCAACCAGAAGAGGATCTGGCAGAGTTTTGATTACCCAACTGACACAATTCTACCTGGCCAGACCCTCTCAGGAGGTCGAGATCAACAGCTTGTGTCCGCCGCTTCAGAGACGGATCACTCCTCGGGCATTTTCAGGCTTCGTATGCAAATTGACGGGAACCTTGTCCAGTATCCAGTCGAGAAGGGCTACCCATACGCATACTGGGCCTCGGGCACGTACGGAAAAGGACCTAATGTCACTCTGAATCTCAACAATAACGGCAGTCTCTATTTGTTGGATTCAGGTAACGCCGTCATATGGAACGTAGCAGGAGGAGGATTTCCAAAGGAGGACACAATTTTCCTGATGAGAATCGATTCGGATGGCATCTTCAGAGTGTACTCATATGAAAAGAAGGGGAGCCGCACTTGGACTAGTCTGTGGCAAGCTCCAGACAATATGTGTGCTCCGAGAGGTCTGTGCGGCTTTAACTCAATCTGTGTCCCTAAAGACAACAAAACCGACTGTAAGTGCCTTCCAGGATACGACTTTATTAACCCAGATAACAGGACATCTGGCTGTCAAAGGAACTTCTTTATGCAAAGCTGCACAGACAAGGGACGGAGCGTTGAGTACAGCATGACGGTTGTGGAGAACGTGGACTGGTATAGTGTTTCGTACGTGGAGCTCTCGTCGATCACAAGAGATGACTGTAGAAAAGCCTGCCTCAAGGACTGTAATTGCGAGGTTGCCCTGTTTGGCCGCGACGGCAGTTGCAGAAAACAAAAGCTTCCTTTGAAGTGGGCGACAGGATCGGACACCATCGATACTATTGTCAAAGTGGGTGCATCTGATCAACCAGTGTCCAACAAAGATCCTGAAAAGGAaatcaagaaagagaagagagtgGGCATCCTAGTCACTGGTGTTTCACTTGCTGGGGTTGCCTTGCTTTTCATCCTAATTGCTGGAGTTGCTATTTACAGAAACCGCATTTGGGCGTACAGGAAGATCTCTGAGAAAGCGAACTTTGAATCGGGCGAGGATGTCTCTCTTCGGGCTTTTACTTACTCTGAGATGGAGCAGATCACAGAGGGA
This genomic stretch from Diospyros lotus cultivar Yz01 chromosome 1, ASM1463336v1, whole genome shotgun sequence harbors:
- the LOC127802521 gene encoding G-type lectin S-receptor-like serine/threonine-protein kinase LECRK1, whose amino-acid sequence is MERRSGSNRRGRRSSQYNQRLCSRNLSGRNSSWLSPSGLYAFGFYPQGKGGYAVGIFLAGIPDKTVVWTAKRDDPPPATTNLTLQLTADGRFMLQSPQGQSIPIVETSNISSASMLDTGNFVLYNFNQKRIWQSFDYPTDTILPGQTLSGGRDQQLVSAASETDHSSGIFRLRMQIDGNLVQYPVEKGYPYAYWASGTYGKGPNVTLNLNNNGSLYLLDSGNAVIWNVAGGGFPKEDTIFLMRIDSDGIFRVYSYEKKGSRTWTSLWQAPDNMCAPRGLCGFNSICVPKDNKTDCKCLPGYDFINPDNRTSGCQRNFFMQSCTDKGRSVEYSMTVVENVDWYSVSYVELSSITRDDCRKACLKDCNCEVALFGRDGSCRKQKLPLKWATGSDTIDTIVKVGASDQPVSNKDPEKEIKKEKRVGILVTGVSLAGVALLFILIAGVAIYRNRIWAYRKISEKANFESGEDVSLRAFTYSEMEQITEGFKHELGRGASATVYKGTIPYNQKVVAVKRLENLLMEGEREFQTEVKVIGRTHHRNLVRLIGYCIQGSNRLLVYEHMSNGSLADFLFAHGSRPSWNERTGIALDIARGILYLHNECETQIIHCDIKPQKILMDEHRRARISDFGLAKLLKPDQTNTFTGIRGTRGYVAPEWHRKHPVTVKADVYSFGVVLLEIICCRSCLDWSLVEEEAVIVEWVYDCFKAGELRKLVGEEEIDSRQLERMVKVGLWCIQDEPSMRPSMKKVVLMLEGTVDIPTPPDPTSFLSAI